The nucleotide sequence CAATTGAATTTCGACGCTTTCGGCCGCTGAAATACGTTCCTGGCCCCGGGCCACGGACAGTACTCGCAACGAATGATCGTGACTGCGGATCGGTAGCGTGGCGCCGACACACAGGCCCCATTCCCGGGCCTCTTGCCAGAGCTTTGGACTGTTATCAAACAGCGCGTCGTTCCAGAGCATCATCTCGGTAGAGCGCAGGCCACGGAGAATCGACGGATCGACCGCGGCGTAGTTTTGGGCCTCGTAATGTTCCAGCCACCGTTCGGGGTAGGAACCGTAAATCTCGGTTTTCGGGCGGGTAAAAGGAGTCAGATGGCGTATGCCATAGGCGTAATACTCAAATCCCAGCTGCAACACTTCCCGTTCCAGAAGCGCAAACACGTGAGTCCCTGTCTGTAGCGTGAGCATCTCGATCCGCAAGCGATTCCACCAGCGGATGAGGTCGTTTTCCTTCTCCATGGACAGTCGCCTCGATTCCTGGAACCTTTGGCAATCTAGCCCACGTGTTCTGTCTGTCAACCTTTTCCTACGTTTTCCCGATGGCTCTGGCACGGTACTCTCGCCCATGAGACGGGTCATTCATGAGGCTTGGCGCAGTCGAGGTATTGAATAGCGTGCGTGGCACTGTTCAATGACGTTGACCGCTGTCTCGCAGGAAGCCGCATCGGCGGGCGTCAGGCTGCTCGCGCGACGACAGGCCTTTTGCAAACGGGTGTCGTGTAAGAGTGCGGTGATCGCACCTTGCAGGTCATGTTTATCCAATGGCAGGGCGAGACGTATCCCACAACCCATGCGCACCAGCCGTTCAGCGTTATCGAACTGGTCATGGGCGATTGGCAGGGCGATTTGCGGGATGCCGGCCGCGAACGCTTGACTCATGGCGCCGATTCCGCCGGGATGAACCAGGCCGGCGGTGTGCGGCAGCAGCGAGCTCATGGGTAAAAACGGTCGCTGCATCACAGTGGATGGCAGGTCAGCGATGGCTGGCCGATCACCGGTCAGAAAAATGCCGCGTGCGCCGGCCCTGTGCAGCGCTGCCAGGGCGAAGCGATAGAACTGCTGGTCGAAATGTTCGGTGGAGCCTTGGGTGAAGACAATCGGCGCCGGTCCGGCCTTCAGAAAGGCTTGGGTCTGTTCATCGAGCCCAATATTGCCGCCGTCGAACAGTGGGAAGCCGGCCATGTGCAATGGCTGCGGCCAGTCTTGCTGTACCGGTGCGAACCAGTCGGGAAACAGGCAGATCACCCCTTGGGGCGCGTGCATCCATTGACTGAAGATGTGCTTCGCCGTGCTCGGCAGCCCGCGCTTGTGGCGCAGCGCATTGATCTGCGGTGCACAGGTCCGGTCCAGGCTCAAGTATTCGATGCCGCGCCAAAGCCATTTGCGCAAGGTCAAGGGCAGCCGCGGCGACACATTGAACGTGGGGTGGACCGGCGGCAAGTGCGCCGACAACAGCGTTGAAGGAGATACTTGGACGGACAGATAGGGAAAGCCGTATTTCTCATGGGCGATGCGTGCGCCCAAGGCCCACAGCGAGCCTACCACCACCGTATCGTCATGGTCCTGGGCCGCTACATAGTCATAGACTGGCTCCAACAGGCCGGCAATCGCTTGCCACAACACGGTGAAGGAGGTTTTCGGGTCCCACAGCCGGGGATCGCCCATGGCGGCGTTGTAGGTCGCCTCATCGCATAACGGTACAAACTCCAGGCCCCGGGCTTCTATGGTGTGTTGAAACGCCGGCATGCTGCACAAGGTCACTTGATGACCGCGCAAGGTCAGGGCGGCGCCCAGGCCGATAAAGGGGAACACGTCACCGGCCGAGCCGATGGCAATCATGATTACTCGCATCATCTACATCCTTGTTGAAAAGTGCTCACGCGAAACTCAACTGCGCTCGGTGAGGGAGCGAGCTGCACATCGCCTCTGGCGGTGCGTTGCGAGGCTCCAGCAAATGGCCCAGCAATGCGCTGTGTACGCCGTTGGCGGCCGCCCTCGACTCCAGGTCCAGAAAATGCCCGCTGCTTTCTGCGGTGGAGAAGCTGCAATCGCGGATGTACTGTTTGAAACGCTGAACGTCGATCGCGCTGGTGTATTCGTCCCAGGCGCCGTTCAAGAAATGCACATGGCTGTCGATGCTCGAGAGTTGCGGCAGGTAAGCCCCTTCGTTGAGCTTGAGGGCCTGGTCGATATGGAAACGCGCTTGATGCTGTTCGGCGTTGACCAGCAGCGCCATGTGTTGTTGATTGGCGGTCTTGAGTCGGGCCGGGAGGTGTTTGCCCAGGGTCTGGTTGAGCAAATGGCCGATACCCGCATTGTCACCTCGGGCCATGAGGGCCTGGGCACCGCTGACGTAGTCGAGCATCGGAGCATTGAGACCCGGAGCGAATGACATGACCACCGAGCTTTCGATGCTATCCGGCTTTTTGGCGAGGGCCAGCAGGGTCGACAGGCCGCCCCAGGACGCGGAAACCAGGTGGTGGATGTTGAAACGCTTGATCAATGCCAACAGGATCTGCACTTCGTCGTCCTTGGTCACCAGGCTCCGATCCGGGTTGTGGGCGCGGGAGTTGCCGGCAAACGGCAAGTCGAAGAGCACCACGTTGAAGTGCTCGGCCAGGCATTTGCTGGTACGGGCAAAAGCCGACGTCGTGGCCATGGCTCCATTGACCAGCAAGACGTTTTTTCGGTCGGGAGCATCGCCGATCTGTTCCACTGACACGGTGTAGTCCTTGAAAACCTTCTTGATCACATATTGGTTGCGCCACATAACACACCTCCAGCAAGCACTTAAAAAACGGGCGAAAACGCCCCTGCCACTGGGCTCGAGCGCCGAGGGCAAGGCATGGTTGTTTTTTTATTAGAAGTAGTACGGCTTACAGCGCGAAGTACATCCAAAGCAGGCAGACCCCATGACGCGGGCGTCACGGTGTAGAGAGTTTTAGTCTTCAAGGCGCGGAGGGACAACTACCTGATCTGGTAGGTCATTGCAGAGGGCTTGCCGTCAGTCAGTGTTTTTTGTGGAGCAGGCATAAAAAACGCCGCGTATCTTGCGATACGCGGCGCTCTTTTTACCGGGTGCAGCTACAACGTGAAACCTTAGGCTTGAAGCACCGGAATGTTCGCGTTGGCCGCGCTTTCACGGAATTCGGCGATCTGGTCAAAACTCAGGTAGCGATAGACATCGCTGGCCATGGTGTTGATCTTCGCGGCGTATTCCATGTACTCCTCGACGGTCGGCAGGCGACCCAGGATCGAGGCCACCGACGCCAACTCGGCCGAAGCCAGGTAGACGTTCGCGCCGTCACCCAGACGGTTCGGGAAGTTACGGGTCGATGTCGACACAACCGTCGAGTTTGGCTCTACACGTGCCTGGTTACCCATGCACAGCGAGCAACCCGGCATTTCCATGCGCGCGCCAGCCTTGCCGTAGATGCCGTAGTAGCCTTCTTCGGTCAGTTGGTGAGCGTCCATTTTGGTCGGTGGCGACAGCCACAGACGGGTTGGCAGCTGACCCTTGACCTGATCCAGCAGTTTACCGGCAGCGCGGAAGTGACCGATGTTGGTCATGCACGAACCGATGAACACTTCGTCGATCTTCTCGCCAGCAACGCTGGACAGCAGACGGGCGTCGTCCGGATCGTTTGGCGCGCAGAGCACAGGCTCGTTGATGTCGGCCAGGTCGATCTCGATGACTTCGGCGTATTCGGCGTCGGCATCGGCCACCATCAGCTCCGGGTTGGCAACCCAGGCTTCCATCGCTTGGGCGCGACGTTCCAGGGTGCGGGCATCGCCGTAGCCTTCGCCGATCATCCAGCGCAGCAGGGTGATGTTGGAGTTCAGGTACTCGGTGATGGACTCTTTCGACAGCTTGATGGTGCAACCGGCAGCCGAACGTTCAGCCGAGGCGTCGGACAGCTCGAAAGCCTGTTCGATGCTCAAGTCGTCCAGGCCTTCGATTTCCAGGATGCGGCCAGAGAAGGCGTTTTTCTTGCCTTTCTTCTCTACGGTCAACAGGCCTTTCTGGATCGCGTAGTAAGGAATGGCATGCACCAGGTCACGCAGGGTGATACCAGGCTGCATTTTGCCTTTGAAACGCACCAGGATCGATTCCGGCATGTCCAGTGGCATGACGCCAGTGGCGGCGGCAAAGGCTACCAGGCCGGAACCGGCCGGGAACGAGATGCCCATCGGGAAGCGGGTGTGGGAGTCACCACCGGTGCCGACGGTGTCCGGCAGCAGCATGCGGTTCAGCCAGCTGTGGATGATGCCGTCACCTGGACGCAGGGACACGCCGCCACGGGTCATGATGAAGTCGGGCAGGGTGTGGTGGGTGGTCACGTCGATCGGCTTTGGATAGGCTGCGGTGTGGCAGAAGGACTGCATTACCAGATCGGTGGAGAAGCCCAGGCACGCCAGGTCTTTCAGTTCGTCACGGGTCATTGGACCGGTGGTGTCCTGGGAGCCGACGGTGGTCATCTTCGGCTCGCAGTACGTACCTGGGCGAACGCCCTCTACGCCGCAAGCCTTGCCGACCATTTTTTGCGCCAGGGTGAAGCCCTTGGTGCTTTCAGCCGGGGCTTCCGGCTTCTTGAACAGGTCGGACGGTGGCAGGCCGAGTTCGGTGCGAGCCTTTTCGGTGAGGCCACGGCCGATGATCAACGGGATACGACCGCCGGCACGTACTTCGTCCAACAGCACCGGAGTCTTCATTTCGAAGGTGGTCAGGACTTCATCGGTGCCGTGCTTGCAGACTTTGCCAGCATGCGGGTACAGGTCGATCACGTCGCCCATGTGCATGTTAGTGACGTCGAATTCGATGGGCAGTGCGCCGGCATCTTCCATGGTGTTGTAGAAGATCGGTGCGATTTTGCTGCCGAAGCAGAAACCGCCGGCGCGCTTGTTCGGCACGTGAGGCACGTCGTCACCGAAGAACCACAGGACCGAGTTGGTGGCGGATTTGCGCGACGACCCGGTACCTACCACATCACCGACGTAGGCGATAGGGAAACCCTGGCCGCGCATTTCTTCGATCTGCTTCATCGGGCCGGTCTTGCCTTGCTCGTCCGGGACGATGCCGTCACGGGCCATTTTCAGCATGGCCAGGGCGTGCAGCGGGATGTCGGGGCGGGACCAAGCGTCCGGGGCAGGGGACAGGTCGTCGGTGTTGGTTTCGCCAGTAACCTTGAACACGCGCAAGCTGATCTTGTCGGCCAGCGTCGGGCGGTTCTTGAACCACTCGCCGTCGGCCCAGGACTGGATCACGGCTTTGGCGTACTCGTTGCCGGCCTTGGCTTTTTCGGCCACGTCGTGGAACGCATCGAACATCAGCAGGGTGTGCTTGAGCTGGGCAGCCGCGACAGGCGCCAGCTCGGCGTTGTCCAGCAGCTCGACCAAGGTCACGATGTTGTAGCCACCTTGCATGGTGCCCAGCAGTTCAACGGCGCGTTTCTTGTCGATCAGGGGAGAAGTGGCTTCGCCCTTGGCCAGGGCAGACAGGAAGCCGGCCTTGACGTAGGCAGCTTCGTCAACGCCTGGTGGAATGCGGTTGGTGATCAGGTCAACGAGGAACTCTTCTTCGCCAGCCGGGGGATTTTTCAGCAGCTCGACCAGGCCTGCGGTTTGTTCGGCGTTAAGCGGCTGGGGAACGATACCCAGGGCTGCACGCTCTTCGATATGTTTGCGGTAGGCTTCAAGCACAGTTATTACCCTCATCAGTGGTCCCACGGGACGCTCATCCAGAAATGAACGGCACGCATGCGCTCGGGGGCTTTTTGGGCCACAAAGCCAGCGCTGCCGGCATTCCTTACAGAAGCTGCTTTCAAAGTTTTACGCCTGCAGAACGGAGCTGATGAGGGTTGGCGTTGGTTATTGACCTACCGGGTAATAACCATCGCCAACACCGTTCTGAAGGAACGACTGTGCTCGTGACGCTTTGAAAACAGCTTCCAGCGGATTATTGGCGCCTTACAAGGCCGGATGATTCTACGGCAAAAAAAAGCTAAAGGTAAGTTGCCGCGCTAAGTTTGCAGGGTGATGAACCTTAGACAAAGGGCTAACATGTCGAGCTGTTTCGCTGATTTGTGCGTTGTCGATCATGTCTAACCAAACCATCAAGACCCCCTGCGTAGGCCTGTGTTCCACGGTTTACGGCGACCTTGTGTGCCGCGGCTGCAAGCGCTTTCACCACGAAGTGATCCAATGGAATGGCTACAACGAAGAAGAAAAACGTGCAGTATGGCTGCGGCTGGAGCAGTTATTGGTGCAGGTGATGGCCGGTAAGCTGGAAGTCTTCGATCCCAAAACCCTGCGCGGGCAGTTGGAACAGCGCAAGATCCGCTTTGTGCCGCACCAGTCCGAGTACTGCTGGGCTTACCAGTTGATCGCCCGTGGCGCGCGGGTTATCACTAATCTTGAGGCCTACGGCATGGTGCTGCTGCCGGAGTTCCGCGATTGGAACCTGCCGCAGTTGCGCGATGCCATCGACCGCGAGTTTTTCATCCTGTCCGAGGCGCACTACCAGCGCTACATCGCCCCAGGGTTTCTCAAGGATGTATTTTCCAACTGACCCCGCATGACCCCCTGTAGGAGCGAGCTTGCTCGCGAAAAACTCGAGAGCGCCTCGGCGTGTCAGGTTTCCCGTGTCATCGTTGACGACCTTCGCGAGCAAGCTCGCTCCTACACTGCTCAGCGTCGCGCCCAGGGTCAAAAGCCAGAGCCGAGCCGTCTTCTGTAGGAGCGAGCTTGCTCGCGAAAAACCCGCGAGCGC is from Pseudomonas mucidolens and encodes:
- a CDS encoding autoinducer binding domain-containing protein, encoding MEKENDLIRWWNRLRIEMLTLQTGTHVFALLEREVLQLGFEYYAYGIRHLTPFTRPKTEIYGSYPERWLEHYEAQNYAAVDPSILRGLRSTEMMLWNDALFDNSPKLWQEAREWGLCVGATLPIRSHDHSLRVLSVARGQERISAAESVEIQLRLRCLLELVTLRLTDLGHSEHAHESVCLSLREREILQWTADGKSSGEIALILAISVNTVNFHLKAIQKKFGAANKTLAAAYAAALGLL
- a CDS encoding glycosyltransferase, giving the protein MRVIMIAIGSAGDVFPFIGLGAALTLRGHQVTLCSMPAFQHTIEARGLEFVPLCDEATYNAAMGDPRLWDPKTSFTVLWQAIAGLLEPVYDYVAAQDHDDTVVVGSLWALGARIAHEKYGFPYLSVQVSPSTLLSAHLPPVHPTFNVSPRLPLTLRKWLWRGIEYLSLDRTCAPQINALRHKRGLPSTAKHIFSQWMHAPQGVICLFPDWFAPVQQDWPQPLHMAGFPLFDGGNIGLDEQTQAFLKAGPAPIVFTQGSTEHFDQQFYRFALAALHRAGARGIFLTGDRPAIADLPSTVMQRPFLPMSSLLPHTAGLVHPGGIGAMSQAFAAGIPQIALPIAHDQFDNAERLVRMGCGIRLALPLDKHDLQGAITALLHDTRLQKACRRASSLTPADAASCETAVNVIEQCHARYSIPRLRQAS
- a CDS encoding alpha/beta fold hydrolase, producing MWRNQYVIKKVFKDYTVSVEQIGDAPDRKNVLLVNGAMATTSAFARTSKCLAEHFNVVLFDLPFAGNSRAHNPDRSLVTKDDEVQILLALIKRFNIHHLVSASWGGLSTLLALAKKPDSIESSVVMSFAPGLNAPMLDYVSGAQALMARGDNAGIGHLLNQTLGKHLPARLKTANQQHMALLVNAEQHQARFHIDQALKLNEGAYLPQLSSIDSHVHFLNGAWDEYTSAIDVQRFKQYIRDCSFSTAESSGHFLDLESRAAANGVHSALLGHLLEPRNAPPEAMCSSLPHRAQLSFA
- the acnB gene encoding bifunctional aconitate hydratase 2/2-methylisocitrate dehydratase, with the translated sequence MLEAYRKHIEERAALGIVPQPLNAEQTAGLVELLKNPPAGEEEFLVDLITNRIPPGVDEAAYVKAGFLSALAKGEATSPLIDKKRAVELLGTMQGGYNIVTLVELLDNAELAPVAAAQLKHTLLMFDAFHDVAEKAKAGNEYAKAVIQSWADGEWFKNRPTLADKISLRVFKVTGETNTDDLSPAPDAWSRPDIPLHALAMLKMARDGIVPDEQGKTGPMKQIEEMRGQGFPIAYVGDVVGTGSSRKSATNSVLWFFGDDVPHVPNKRAGGFCFGSKIAPIFYNTMEDAGALPIEFDVTNMHMGDVIDLYPHAGKVCKHGTDEVLTTFEMKTPVLLDEVRAGGRIPLIIGRGLTEKARTELGLPPSDLFKKPEAPAESTKGFTLAQKMVGKACGVEGVRPGTYCEPKMTTVGSQDTTGPMTRDELKDLACLGFSTDLVMQSFCHTAAYPKPIDVTTHHTLPDFIMTRGGVSLRPGDGIIHSWLNRMLLPDTVGTGGDSHTRFPMGISFPAGSGLVAFAAATGVMPLDMPESILVRFKGKMQPGITLRDLVHAIPYYAIQKGLLTVEKKGKKNAFSGRILEIEGLDDLSIEQAFELSDASAERSAAGCTIKLSKESITEYLNSNITLLRWMIGEGYGDARTLERRAQAMEAWVANPELMVADADAEYAEVIEIDLADINEPVLCAPNDPDDARLLSSVAGEKIDEVFIGSCMTNIGHFRAAGKLLDQVKGQLPTRLWLSPPTKMDAHQLTEEGYYGIYGKAGARMEMPGCSLCMGNQARVEPNSTVVSTSTRNFPNRLGDGANVYLASAELASVASILGRLPTVEEYMEYAAKINTMASDVYRYLSFDQIAEFRESAANANIPVLQA
- a CDS encoding DUF1289 domain-containing protein, which encodes MSNQTIKTPCVGLCSTVYGDLVCRGCKRFHHEVIQWNGYNEEEKRAVWLRLEQLLVQVMAGKLEVFDPKTLRGQLEQRKIRFVPHQSEYCWAYQLIARGARVITNLEAYGMVLLPEFRDWNLPQLRDAIDREFFILSEAHYQRYIAPGFLKDVFSN